Proteins from a single region of Caloramator sp. E03:
- a CDS encoding TlyA family RNA methyltransferase, producing MAESKERIDILLVKNGFFDSREKAQKNILAGLVFVDNVRVDKPGEKVPVNSNIEVKGETIPYVSRGGLKLEKAVNEFSIDLKNKVAIDVGASTGGFTDCMLKNGAKKVYAIDVGYGQLAWVLRTDPRVVCMERTNIRFVKPEDIDTKADFVSIDVSFISLKLVLPVVKQLLNLKGEVICLIKPQFEAGREKVGKKGVVRDINVHKEVVKNIVDFAIGMGFVLKGLTYSPIKGPEGNIEYLAYFTNYGNIAIEFIDELINDIVEKSHKYL from the coding sequence ATATACTGCTTGTAAAGAATGGATTTTTTGATTCGAGGGAAAAAGCTCAAAAAAATATATTAGCAGGATTAGTATTTGTTGATAATGTTAGAGTTGACAAACCTGGAGAAAAGGTACCTGTTAATTCAAATATTGAAGTCAAAGGAGAAACAATTCCCTATGTAAGTAGAGGAGGACTTAAGCTTGAAAAAGCAGTTAATGAGTTTTCTATAGATTTGAAAAACAAGGTTGCGATAGATGTAGGAGCATCAACGGGTGGTTTTACTGATTGTATGCTAAAAAACGGGGCAAAAAAGGTATATGCTATAGACGTTGGATATGGACAGCTTGCTTGGGTACTTAGAACGGATCCAAGGGTTGTGTGTATGGAAAGAACTAATATTCGTTTTGTGAAACCAGAGGATATTGATACAAAGGCTGATTTTGTATCCATTGATGTTTCTTTTATTTCTTTAAAACTTGTACTTCCTGTTGTAAAACAGCTTCTTAATTTAAAGGGAGAAGTAATATGTCTTATTAAACCACAGTTTGAAGCAGGTAGAGAGAAAGTTGGGAAAAAAGGTGTAGTAAGAGATATTAATGTGCATAAGGAAGTGGTAAAAAATATAGTGGATTTTGCGATAGGTATGGGCTTTGTACTAAAAGGTCTTACTTATTCACCTATAAAAGGCCCAGAAGGTAATATTGAGTATCTTGCTTATTTTACTAATTATGGTAATATTGCAATTGAGTTCATAGATGAATTAATAAATGACATTGTAGAAAAATCACATAAATATCTATAA